In a genomic window of Lepisosteus oculatus isolate fLepOcu1 chromosome 3, fLepOcu1.hap2, whole genome shotgun sequence:
- the srsf7a gene encoding serine and arginine rich splicing factor 7a, which produces MSYYSSSRSSSHSTDCKVYVGDLGSGAAKGELERAFGYYGPLRSVWVARNPPGFAFVEYEDSRDAEDAVKGMDGKVLCGSRIRVELSTGVSRKTRYGRPSRRHFDPNDRCYQCGERGHYAYDCYRFSKRGGSRRSRSRSRSRSRSRSRSRSRGRRYRSRSRSRNRSASPARSRSRTPVRSRSRSRSRSRSLSRSKGRSASRSRSRSRSRSRSRSHSASAKRESRSRSPSPRKSLTPDAK; this is translated from the exons ATGTCGTATTACTCGTCCTCCCGCAGCTCGTCCCACTCCACCGACTGCAAGGTGTACGTGGGGGACCTGGGCAGCGGGGCGGCGAAGGGCGAGCTGGAGCGGGCGTTCGGCTACTACGGGCCGCTGCGCAGCGTGTGGGTCGCCCGCAACCCCCCCGGCTTCGCCTTCGTGGAGTACGAGGACTCCCGGGATGCCGAGGACGCGGTGAAGGGCATGGATGGCAA GGTGCTGTGCGGCTCCCGGATCCGCGTGGAGCTGTCGACGGGCGTCTCTCGGAAGACACGCTACGGGCGCCCCAGCCGGCGGCACTTTGACCCCAACGACCGTTGCTACCAGTGTGGGGAGAGAGGCCACTACGCCTACGACTGCTACCGCTTCAGCAAGAGGGGCGGCAGCCGGCGCAGCAG GTCTCGCTCCAGGTCCCGGTCCCGCTCCAGGTCCCGGTCCAGGTCCCGAGGACGTCGCTATCGCTCTCGCAGCAGGAGCCGCAACCG GTCCGCTTCCCCGGCTCGCTCTAGGTCCAGAACTCCGGTGCGCAG TCGCTCCCGATCTCGCTCCAGGTCACGCTCCTTGTCTCGCTCCAAGGGGCGCTCTGCCTCCCGGTCCCGGTCTCGCTCCCGGTCCCGCTCGCGCTCCCGGTCCCACTCAGCCAGCGCCAAACGAGAAAG